The Sphingobacterium bambusae genome includes a window with the following:
- a CDS encoding TIGR01777 family oxidoreductase → MKNILISGGTGFVGKALIAYLLEHYPDVTLTILVRGEVALDPSPRVKYCLWDVNKRFIDPSLSEDIDTIIHLAGANIAEKRWTRKRKELLLKSRTESGKLLVDWIMAHGRKVKTFVSASAVGWYGEGKAGQLFKEDDPAGKGFLADVCRKWEATTSPLIARGIRVAWIRTGLVLHPSGGMWKALSASFRFGIAPRFASGRQCFSWIGLADLVSLYAFVAAHDHVVGPVNAVAPHPVSQLALTKALLAKQSGSSLVLPVPSFLLKLALGELSIELLKNAAVSADKIQQAGFQFSAKNPSDL, encoded by the coding sequence ATGAAGAATATCTTGATTTCCGGTGGTACTGGATTTGTCGGGAAGGCACTGATTGCCTATCTGCTTGAACATTATCCCGATGTCACGTTGACGATATTGGTTCGTGGTGAAGTTGCTCTAGATCCTTCACCACGGGTGAAGTACTGTTTATGGGACGTGAATAAACGGTTTATTGATCCATCATTATCTGAAGATATCGACACCATCATCCACTTGGCGGGCGCCAACATTGCTGAAAAGCGTTGGACACGCAAGCGCAAAGAACTGCTGCTAAAGAGTAGAACCGAGAGTGGGAAGCTATTGGTGGATTGGATAATGGCACATGGTCGAAAAGTAAAAACCTTTGTTTCGGCTTCTGCCGTAGGCTGGTATGGTGAAGGAAAAGCTGGTCAGCTATTTAAAGAGGACGACCCCGCTGGCAAAGGGTTCTTGGCTGATGTGTGCCGTAAGTGGGAAGCCACTACATCGCCGCTGATAGCGCGAGGGATTCGCGTGGCTTGGATCCGTACCGGATTGGTGCTGCATCCTAGCGGAGGCATGTGGAAGGCTTTATCAGCTTCTTTTCGCTTTGGCATAGCGCCTCGTTTTGCTTCGGGAAGACAGTGTTTTAGCTGGATTGGATTGGCAGATTTGGTTTCCTTGTATGCATTTGTGGCGGCGCATGATCATGTTGTGGGACCGGTAAATGCCGTTGCGCCCCATCCTGTTTCACAACTTGCATTGACGAAGGCCTTGCTGGCCAAGCAATCCGGTTCTTCGCTAGTTTTGCCCGTGCCAAGCTTCCTTTTGAAATTGGCGTTGGGAGAGTTGTCTATCGAGTTGTTGAAAAATGCGGCTGTTAGCGCTGATAAGATACAGCAGGCTGGATTTCAGTTCTCCGCGAAGAACCCATCTGATCTCTAG
- a CDS encoding PstS family phosphate ABC transporter substrate-binding protein, translated as MKRTHAHSTRLIVYSIGLLTVMACTPKSPAIKMKGSDTEVNLAVTLAEKYTIMDPDFSIAISGGGSGLGITSLLNGQADIANSSRPLSQEEVAQFKQKNIPLRSIVFAEDATAFIVHDALPLEEIDIETLGKILSGEIKNWSEIADVQLPINIYGRQSSSGTHSFIKKKLKIEFSNAAKEMTGNAQIIEGVKADRSGIGYVGAGYVAHDPSAGQHVKILKIKQHKQEPAQSPIDPEAINARRYYFQRPLYQYVLEKSWDKVKPFIDFEKSAAGRSLIEEHGYYIIDNDEI; from the coding sequence ATGAAACGTACGCATGCGCATTCCACTCGTTTGATCGTTTACAGTATCGGACTATTAACCGTAATGGCTTGCACCCCGAAGAGCCCTGCTATCAAAATGAAGGGCTCGGATACCGAGGTTAACCTCGCCGTTACCCTTGCGGAAAAGTACACCATAATGGATCCCGACTTCAGCATCGCCATCTCCGGTGGAGGATCAGGCTTGGGCATCACCTCTCTATTGAACGGACAAGCGGACATCGCCAACTCCTCGCGTCCGTTATCGCAAGAAGAAGTAGCGCAGTTTAAGCAAAAGAACATCCCTTTGCGCAGCATTGTCTTTGCCGAAGATGCTACAGCATTCATTGTGCACGATGCCTTGCCGCTAGAGGAAATCGATATTGAAACGCTGGGGAAGATCCTGAGTGGCGAGATTAAAAACTGGTCGGAGATTGCAGACGTACAGCTTCCTATTAACATCTATGGTCGCCAAAGCAGCTCGGGTACCCATTCATTCATCAAGAAAAAACTAAAAATTGAGTTTTCGAATGCCGCGAAGGAGATGACCGGAAACGCACAGATTATTGAAGGCGTAAAGGCTGATCGATCAGGCATTGGCTATGTAGGAGCTGGTTATGTGGCACATGACCCATCTGCGGGGCAACATGTTAAAATTCTAAAAATTAAACAGCATAAACAAGAGCCTGCACAATCTCCGATAGATCCCGAAGCAATCAATGCCCGTCGCTATTACTTCCAGCGCCCCCTTTACCAATATGTGCTCGAAAAGTCTTGGGACAAGGTGAAACCATTTATCGACTTTGAAAAGAGCGCAGCGGGCAGATCTTTAATTGAAGAACACGGTTACTACATTATCGACAACGATGAAATATAA
- a CDS encoding 1-aminocyclopropane-1-carboxylate deaminase/D-cysteine desulfhydrase, which translates to MLTFDFYSPEEEIFHPLYAEKKVRVFVKRDDLIHPYISGNKWRKLKYPLAEAKYNSKENLVTFGGAWSNHLLATACAGAKFGFQTHGFVRGERVDNPVLKLCSLFGMHLTFVDRTSYKDKKDLFEQHFGTDAKAYFIDEGGYSVLAAKGCSELIGELTHPYDHIFCACGTGATAAGLLMGLQQADLTTQLHTIPVLKGGQFIKQAITDLGITLDERFHMHLEYHFGGYAKTKPELIAFVQQFTKGTGILIEPTYTGKMFFALHDLLQKDEIAEGQRLLLVHTGGLTGLLGMLDKF; encoded by the coding sequence ATGTTAACATTCGATTTCTATAGTCCTGAAGAGGAAATTTTCCATCCGCTCTACGCGGAGAAGAAGGTACGTGTCTTCGTTAAGCGTGATGACCTTATTCATCCTTATATATCAGGCAATAAGTGGCGAAAGTTAAAATATCCACTAGCCGAAGCGAAGTACAACAGTAAGGAAAACTTGGTGACGTTCGGTGGCGCCTGGTCTAATCATTTGCTGGCTACCGCCTGTGCCGGCGCAAAATTTGGCTTCCAGACCCACGGTTTTGTACGCGGTGAGCGTGTGGACAACCCTGTGTTGAAGCTCTGCTCCTTATTCGGTATGCACTTGACTTTTGTAGACCGCACAAGCTACAAAGACAAGAAAGACCTTTTCGAGCAGCATTTTGGCACGGACGCTAAAGCCTACTTTATTGATGAGGGTGGTTATAGTGTGCTCGCCGCAAAGGGATGTAGTGAGTTAATAGGCGAACTGACGCATCCCTACGATCATATCTTTTGCGCCTGCGGAACGGGCGCAACAGCTGCCGGATTACTTATGGGCCTGCAGCAAGCCGACTTAACAACCCAGCTCCACACCATACCTGTGTTAAAGGGCGGCCAATTTATCAAACAAGCCATTACCGACCTCGGCATAACGCTGGACGAACGCTTCCATATGCACCTCGAATACCACTTTGGTGGATATGCCAAAACGAAACCTGAACTCATCGCATTTGTCCAACAGTTTACAAAAGGTACGGGCATACTCATCGAACCAACCTATACCGGAAAAATGTTTTTTGCACTTCACGATCTGCTGCAAAAAGACGAAATAGCAGAGGGTCAACGCCTACTGCTCGTGCACACTGGCGGACTTACCGGCTTGTTGGGCATGCTGGATAAATTTTAA
- a CDS encoding LA_2272 family surface repeat-containing protein produces the protein MKKIAIGALLLLVTQVQAQRTKIFSLSPMSMETANVNGLVVGIGHLDDASLMQKVNGVNIDLFVLSPMVLLYADPTRIKEEPTTLVSHGVNLGIGGFLQRGTVHRGVSVSMYNFGNELDGLSVQVAYASASRLRGLHISGIGNFSERFNGVAVGTYNKSDYTKGIQLGLVNRSRQLSGLQIGLFNVSEAVSGLQIGLWNENARRSFPFINF, from the coding sequence ATGAAAAAAATTGCAATAGGTGCTTTGCTGCTGCTGGTTACTCAGGTGCAGGCACAACGTACAAAAATTTTTAGTCTCTCGCCTATGAGTATGGAGACTGCTAATGTAAATGGGCTGGTTGTTGGAATAGGGCATTTGGACGACGCTTCGCTGATGCAAAAAGTAAATGGGGTAAACATCGATCTATTCGTCCTTTCACCCATGGTATTGCTCTATGCAGATCCTACACGCATAAAGGAGGAGCCCACAACCTTGGTCTCTCATGGCGTGAATCTTGGAATAGGTGGATTTTTACAGCGCGGTACAGTACACCGCGGCGTGAGCGTATCCATGTACAATTTCGGTAATGAACTGGATGGACTTAGTGTCCAAGTGGCTTATGCAAGCGCTAGCAGGCTACGAGGCCTGCATATTTCTGGAATCGGAAATTTTTCGGAGCGTTTTAATGGAGTTGCTGTGGGCACGTATAACAAAAGTGATTACACCAAGGGCATACAGTTGGGGCTGGTTAACAGATCTAGGCAGCTGAGTGGTCTACAAATAGGTTTGTTTAATGTTTCGGAAGCAGTGTCAGGCCTACAGATTGGCCTATGGAATGAAAATGCCCGTCGATCCTTTCCATTTATAAACTTTTAA
- a CDS encoding fibrobacter succinogenes major paralogous domain-containing protein — MSNINFSLTRFIQAATLFVLLLHLASSCSKNDSIVPTGEPGNAALKIELTSIEDAIWQNNPMESMVRSAVNRGSQTNKSDIPKEKMVALGTLDVLISATESKPFKIPAPTTVDSAAGARMAAVGGTKMSTSRMTNGVYYRLIMFDQNNNQVVNQVIASGSDPNIRVDGSRTYRWYALSVNETQPSVPTVNTAGMVTRASLFNKDVLYASGSISTVDGDNFLNIQFKRKTARTQVRLNVRGAFGTINNATQLTLVKGPQNAPYTSMGDFNILTESFSNISSSPASVNGASMELANDEPSNTVKLANFYTLDTQPIAANQLKVVANRIDIRIDDGRDRVFSNIGTITYQNEHTPEIGGSLALSLRLLESAVKVKGIMWARSNIVYDSNKTDRYRLKSNPGGSSPSTRDTEFWNWGSETPNGAVANVDPCTRIYPENTWRMPTSAEWQSIGQPDEKKEVLGLFFGAQYAYVWNRDSDYPANPSYDDNNLFLSFGGYRTTNNAVVGSPVGIFIGFFATGECHYWTGTPTGTNTATAVRSSFTRFFWGFSWGNVTYPNSNKSEGRNIRCVRRIVNN, encoded by the coding sequence ATGAGCAATATAAACTTCAGTTTAACGCGATTTATACAAGCCGCTACCCTATTTGTACTCTTGCTACACCTAGCTTCCTCATGCAGCAAAAATGATTCTATTGTCCCTACTGGCGAGCCGGGCAATGCGGCACTAAAGATTGAACTTACTAGTATAGAAGATGCAATCTGGCAGAACAATCCCATGGAAAGCATGGTCAGATCAGCGGTGAACCGCGGAAGCCAGACTAACAAGAGCGACATTCCGAAGGAAAAAATGGTCGCCCTCGGCACCCTTGACGTGTTGATAAGCGCTACCGAAAGTAAACCCTTCAAAATTCCAGCACCTACAACGGTAGATTCCGCTGCCGGGGCACGCATGGCTGCGGTCGGAGGCACTAAAATGAGTACGAGTAGAATGACCAACGGCGTCTATTACCGTCTCATTATGTTCGATCAGAACAACAACCAAGTGGTCAACCAAGTTATTGCATCAGGCAGCGATCCGAACATCAGGGTAGACGGATCACGAACCTATCGCTGGTATGCTTTATCCGTGAACGAAACGCAACCTTCCGTACCGACAGTAAACACCGCTGGTATGGTAACGCGAGCCTCCTTGTTTAATAAGGATGTACTTTACGCATCCGGAAGCATCAGTACCGTCGACGGCGATAATTTCTTAAACATACAGTTTAAACGGAAAACAGCGCGCACCCAAGTACGTCTAAATGTGCGCGGAGCATTCGGCACAATCAACAATGCTACACAACTTACGCTAGTTAAAGGTCCACAGAATGCTCCCTATACTAGTATGGGCGACTTCAACATCCTGACGGAAAGCTTTTCCAACATTAGCTCAAGCCCTGCAAGTGTGAACGGAGCAAGCATGGAGCTTGCCAACGACGAGCCAAGCAATACCGTGAAACTTGCCAACTTCTATACACTTGACACACAACCCATAGCGGCAAACCAACTGAAGGTCGTGGCCAACAGAATTGACATACGCATTGATGACGGCAGGGATCGCGTATTCAGCAACATTGGCACCATTACCTACCAAAACGAGCATACGCCGGAAATAGGCGGTAGTCTTGCGCTCAGTTTGAGGCTTCTCGAATCAGCCGTTAAGGTAAAAGGAATTATGTGGGCTCGCAGTAATATTGTATATGACAGCAACAAGACAGACCGATATCGACTCAAATCCAACCCGGGCGGGTCTAGCCCTTCCACACGAGATACCGAATTTTGGAATTGGGGGTCCGAAACACCGAATGGCGCAGTAGCCAATGTTGACCCATGTACACGCATTTATCCAGAAAATACCTGGAGAATGCCCACCAGTGCCGAATGGCAATCCATAGGACAGCCTGATGAGAAAAAAGAGGTTTTGGGTCTGTTTTTTGGTGCACAGTATGCATACGTTTGGAACAGAGATAGCGACTATCCCGCAAACCCATCCTATGACGATAACAACCTGTTTCTCTCCTTTGGGGGATATCGCACAACCAACAATGCCGTCGTTGGAAGTCCAGTAGGTATATTTATCGGCTTCTTTGCCACCGGAGAGTGCCATTATTGGACAGGGACACCAACAGGAACAAATACAGCTACCGCCGTGCGGTCATCTTTCACCCGCTTTTTCTGGGGCTTTTCCTGGGGAAATGTAACCTATCCGAACAGCAACAAATCGGAAGGCAGAAACATCCGTTGCGTAAGACGTATAGTCAACAACTAG
- the pstC gene encoding phosphate ABC transporter permease subunit PstC, with protein MKYKTRLSIDLLFKYIFKVTGLLVLVLLGAILAMLVYNSAAFFLDVRPTDFITGLEWNPTGASPKYGILPLVLSTTLVTLGAMAIAIPLGIGTAAFIAEYAGPRLKNILKPTIEMLAAIPSVVIGFLGIVVVGPGIANMADLANGLNALNGAILLAIMALPTIITVAEDAIHAVPKTYKEASYGVGATKWQTLRKIIIPAAAPGIIAAVMLGVGRAIGETMTVLMATGNASLLPNGMFASVKTMTATIAIEMGEVPYQTTHYYALYAIAAVLFIMTLVANMLGEYFINRFRKYHAA; from the coding sequence ATGAAATATAAAACGCGACTATCCATCGACCTGCTGTTTAAGTACATCTTTAAAGTTACCGGTTTACTGGTTCTTGTATTATTAGGTGCTATTCTCGCGATGTTGGTGTACAACTCGGCGGCATTCTTTTTGGATGTTCGGCCTACCGATTTTATCACCGGCCTTGAATGGAACCCCACCGGAGCAAGCCCGAAATACGGAATACTCCCCTTGGTGTTAAGCACCACCTTGGTGACGCTAGGCGCCATGGCTATTGCTATACCATTGGGTATTGGCACGGCCGCCTTCATCGCCGAATATGCCGGCCCACGATTGAAAAACATCCTGAAACCAACCATTGAGATGCTCGCAGCCATACCATCGGTAGTAATCGGGTTTCTCGGCATTGTGGTCGTAGGCCCAGGAATCGCCAATATGGCCGATCTCGCGAACGGACTAAACGCACTCAATGGAGCCATACTGCTGGCCATCATGGCACTCCCCACCATCATCACCGTTGCTGAAGACGCCATCCACGCTGTACCCAAAACATATAAGGAAGCGAGCTATGGTGTTGGCGCCACGAAATGGCAAACACTACGTAAAATAATTATTCCTGCCGCTGCTCCCGGCATAATAGCTGCTGTGATGCTGGGTGTAGGTCGCGCCATTGGCGAAACCATGACCGTCTTAATGGCCACAGGCAATGCTTCGCTACTTCCGAACGGTATGTTTGCTTCGGTCAAAACTATGACGGCCACTATAGCCATAGAAATGGGCGAAGTGCCCTACCAAACAACACATTATTACGCACTCTATGCGATCGCTGCCGTCTTGTTCATCATGACACTCGTCGCCAATATGCTGGGCGAATATTTTATAAACCGTTTTAGAAAATACCATGCAGCTTAA
- the pstB gene encoding phosphate ABC transporter ATP-binding protein PstB codes for MKNKLSVENLRINFGQKEVLKNINVSFVEHEITALIGPSGCGKSTLLRSLNRMHDLSPDAKISGRLLLDGTDIYGKDIQPTKIRQRIGMVFQKANPFAKSIYDNITYGLKINNLPHGKDIVEKALREAFLWDEVKNDLKMPATRLSGGQQQRLCIARTVALRPEVILMDEPCSALDPVSTLKIEELISDLKGRYTIVIVTHNMQQAQRIADKTIFMYLGEVKEEGPTSQIFNQPQHELTSNYINGQFG; via the coding sequence ATGAAAAATAAATTATCGGTTGAAAACCTCCGGATAAACTTTGGACAAAAGGAAGTGCTCAAAAATATCAATGTTTCTTTCGTCGAACATGAGATAACCGCATTGATTGGACCTTCGGGATGTGGAAAAAGCACCCTACTACGAAGCTTAAACCGCATGCATGATCTTTCCCCCGATGCCAAGATATCGGGCAGGCTCCTTCTAGATGGCACCGACATATACGGAAAGGATATTCAACCCACCAAAATTCGGCAACGCATTGGTATGGTGTTTCAAAAAGCTAACCCTTTTGCAAAAAGCATTTACGACAATATCACTTACGGATTAAAGATCAATAATTTGCCACACGGCAAGGATATCGTTGAAAAAGCGCTACGGGAAGCCTTCTTGTGGGATGAAGTCAAAAATGATTTAAAAATGCCCGCAACGCGCTTGTCTGGTGGCCAACAGCAACGCTTATGTATCGCCCGCACGGTCGCACTACGCCCAGAAGTTATTTTGATGGACGAACCTTGTTCGGCGCTCGATCCTGTAAGCACCCTTAAAATAGAGGAGCTAATCAGCGATCTTAAGGGTCGTTACACCATCGTGATTGTTACGCACAACATGCAGCAGGCGCAACGTATCGCCGACAAGACTATTTTCATGTACCTCGGCGAAGTCAAGGAAGAAGGGCCTACAAGCCAAATATTTAACCAGCCACAGCACGAACTAACATCCAATTATATCAATGGACAGTTTGGTTAG
- the pstA gene encoding phosphate ABC transporter permease PstA, which translates to MQLKHKLTHIVEWGTLLLSTLLVCFFLVVILYEIFSKGSAVISWDFVSSLPTEGMTKGGILTPIVGTVMLTLLTALFSIPFGVCCAVYLQEYAESNWLTRLIRASIRNLSGVPSIIYGLFGLALFVQGLQLGTSLLAAGLTLGLLSLPYIITTTEEALLRIPNSMREAALAVGATKFETIKDIVLPSSMSGILTGVVLTLSRAAGETAPILFTGAAFYINQTSLSVNQEFMALPYHLYMLSTQHQSIDEVRPIAYGTALVLVIVVFLLNLTAFYIRYKYRQNEK; encoded by the coding sequence ATGCAGCTTAAACATAAATTGACGCATATCGTAGAATGGGGAACCTTGTTACTGAGTACCCTACTCGTTTGCTTTTTCTTGGTCGTGATCCTCTACGAGATTTTCTCCAAAGGAAGCGCCGTCATCAGTTGGGACTTTGTTTCTTCTCTCCCTACCGAAGGCATGACCAAAGGTGGAATTTTAACCCCGATAGTCGGAACGGTTATGTTGACCTTACTGACCGCCCTATTCTCCATCCCTTTTGGCGTATGCTGCGCCGTCTATCTGCAGGAGTATGCTGAAAGCAACTGGCTTACACGACTGATTCGCGCTTCTATACGGAACCTATCGGGCGTGCCCTCCATTATCTACGGTCTGTTTGGCCTAGCCCTCTTTGTGCAAGGCTTGCAACTGGGCACTTCATTACTTGCTGCGGGATTAACCTTGGGACTGCTTTCCCTGCCTTACATTATCACCACAACAGAAGAAGCCTTGCTCCGCATTCCCAACAGCATGCGCGAAGCAGCCTTGGCCGTTGGTGCTACTAAGTTTGAAACCATCAAAGATATTGTACTTCCCTCGTCCATGTCGGGAATTTTGACAGGTGTCGTCTTGACATTATCCCGTGCTGCAGGTGAAACGGCGCCCATACTGTTTACAGGAGCAGCCTTTTACATTAACCAAACCAGCCTTTCCGTAAATCAAGAATTTATGGCGCTCCCCTATCACCTCTATATGTTATCCACCCAACATCAATCCATTGACGAGGTACGCCCAATTGCCTACGGCACAGCACTCGTCTTGGTTATCGTTGTCTTTTTATTAAACCTCACAGCGTTCTACATCCGCTACAAGTACAGACAGAATGAAAAATAA
- a CDS encoding helix-turn-helix domain-containing protein, with protein sequence MFQEKLIATLYKKKAPSTSLITELANVLDISYDAAHRRISMKSKFSVDEAVVIAKHYGISLDNLFAGQEQVLVKKTEEIKNFQGLSVYFESAYRSLREHPAEESTQIYYSAKDIPLFYTIQSGLLSKFKSFVWLNLLANEEDAPAFSSFQIQAPLVESSQNLYGFYENVSKHEIWNDTTINSTLQQIVYFFQAGLLTGENAVELCEQIKELLFSLEQQCMPNNEQYKLYYHELLILNNNVLVSDQQQRSLFVPYTMLGYFITKDERTCRNALDFFHHQFKNSKLLNTAGTRDRKIFFNRAYQKIEFYKQQVLSTQDFNYL encoded by the coding sequence ATGTTCCAAGAGAAACTAATTGCTACGCTTTATAAAAAGAAAGCACCGTCAACTTCGCTAATCACAGAGTTGGCCAATGTACTAGATATAAGTTACGACGCGGCACACCGTCGTATATCAATGAAAAGTAAATTCTCCGTGGATGAGGCCGTGGTCATAGCCAAGCATTATGGAATATCCTTGGACAATCTCTTCGCGGGACAGGAGCAGGTGTTGGTAAAAAAAACAGAAGAGATCAAAAATTTCCAAGGTTTATCCGTTTATTTCGAAAGCGCCTATCGCTCTTTACGAGAACATCCAGCAGAAGAATCCACACAGATCTACTATTCGGCAAAAGATATTCCGCTATTTTACACCATTCAAAGTGGGCTGCTCTCAAAATTTAAATCCTTTGTTTGGTTGAATTTATTGGCGAACGAAGAAGATGCCCCAGCCTTTTCTTCTTTTCAAATACAAGCCCCGTTGGTAGAAAGCAGCCAAAATCTTTACGGCTTTTATGAAAACGTAAGCAAACATGAGATTTGGAACGACACCACCATCAACAGTACTTTGCAACAAATCGTTTATTTCTTCCAAGCCGGCTTACTCACGGGCGAAAACGCCGTTGAACTTTGCGAACAAATAAAAGAGTTACTGTTTAGTTTGGAGCAACAATGTATGCCTAACAATGAGCAGTATAAGCTCTATTACCATGAGCTTTTAATTTTGAACAATAATGTACTGGTGTCTGATCAGCAGCAGCGATCCCTGTTTGTGCCTTATACAATGCTAGGATACTTCATTACAAAAGACGAGCGTACCTGCCGCAATGCCTTGGATTTTTTCCATCATCAGTTTAAAAATTCCAAATTGCTAAACACAGCCGGCACCCGAGATCGAAAAATATTCTTCAACAGGGCCTATCAAAAAATTGAATTTTACAAACAACAGGTATTATCAACACAAGATTTCAATTACTTATAA
- a CDS encoding carboxypeptidase-like regulatory domain-containing protein, with the protein MKTVLAISAILIGFYASGQQSIILVRDKFSSRVVVGAKVRVYNQEFLSDKGGRVTIHQLRPGDSIAISAAGYHPTVMPIMQRDTTQEILLEPLPHMLEEVVIDRMRSASRDSSGWRRVMERRFARQKLNERRLGIFVQRGGFDPYWPRHVASGSTAALATVNLSKLVALLRRKESDAVASDVWTEQDKLSLDQWFTAEVVASLTGLKGDALQYFMIRYRPEKADLPELSEYQVLLHIKSS; encoded by the coding sequence ATGAAAACTGTACTCGCTATCTCCGCCATATTGATTGGCTTTTATGCCTCAGGGCAACAATCAATCATCCTCGTTCGTGATAAATTCAGTAGTCGTGTTGTGGTGGGGGCAAAGGTGCGTGTGTACAACCAGGAGTTTTTAAGTGATAAAGGAGGGCGGGTTACTATCCATCAGCTGCGACCCGGCGATAGCATCGCTATCAGTGCAGCAGGCTATCACCCGACAGTGATGCCGATTATGCAGCGGGATACCACGCAGGAGATCTTGCTCGAACCTCTGCCCCATATGTTGGAAGAAGTGGTTATCGATCGCATGCGATCGGCTTCTCGAGATAGTAGTGGTTGGAGGCGCGTGATGGAACGCCGTTTCGCACGACAGAAATTAAATGAAAGGCGTCTTGGCATTTTTGTGCAACGTGGTGGATTTGATCCCTATTGGCCACGACATGTCGCATCCGGTAGTACTGCTGCACTGGCCACGGTAAACCTGAGTAAGCTAGTCGCTTTATTGCGTAGAAAGGAAAGCGATGCTGTAGCATCTGATGTTTGGACGGAGCAGGATAAATTATCGTTGGATCAGTGGTTTACAGCAGAAGTAGTTGCAAGTTTGACTGGTCTGAAAGGGGATGCTCTCCAATATTTCATGATTCGATATAGGCCAGAGAAGGCCGATCTACCTGAGCTCTCGGAATATCAGGTGCTTTTGCATATAAAAAGTAGCTAA
- a CDS encoding RluA family pseudouridine synthase — protein MAEELDFQDQDEQELFEHLRIEADKGQAPLRLDKFLMNRVENTSRNRIQHAIEAETVFVNGKLAKASYKVKPLDVITLVLPDPPRDTEVYPEDIPLNILFEDDDVLLVNKEAGMVVHPGYNNYTGTLVNALTFHLNQLPTMPGNTGRPGLVHRIDKDTSGLLVIAKNEWAMTHLAKQFFDHSIKRQYVALVWGDLSEDGTITGYIGRNLKDRRVMDMYDSEEKGKWSVTHYRILERLGYVTLIECELETGRTHQIRTHLKSIGHPLFSDELYGGSKILKGTVFNKYKQFVHNCFELLPRQALHARSLGFVHPRTKQFVEFEVPLPEDFQQALDKWRSYSNTMDAQD, from the coding sequence ATGGCAGAAGAATTAGATTTTCAGGATCAGGACGAGCAGGAACTTTTTGAGCATTTGCGTATAGAGGCTGACAAAGGACAGGCTCCCTTACGTTTGGATAAGTTCTTGATGAACAGGGTGGAGAATACCTCCAGAAATCGTATTCAGCATGCGATAGAGGCAGAGACGGTGTTTGTAAACGGTAAATTGGCGAAAGCGAGTTACAAGGTGAAGCCCTTGGATGTGATTACCTTAGTGTTGCCGGATCCACCGCGCGATACTGAAGTATATCCCGAAGATATTCCCTTAAACATTCTGTTTGAGGATGACGACGTCTTGTTGGTAAACAAAGAAGCGGGCATGGTCGTACATCCCGGCTACAACAATTATACAGGTACGTTGGTCAACGCATTGACCTTTCACCTTAACCAATTGCCGACAATGCCGGGCAACACAGGACGCCCGGGTTTAGTGCACCGCATAGATAAGGATACTTCGGGGCTACTGGTGATCGCCAAAAACGAATGGGCGATGACACATTTGGCAAAGCAGTTTTTTGATCACTCCATAAAACGGCAATATGTAGCTTTGGTATGGGGCGATTTATCGGAGGACGGAACCATCACTGGTTATATAGGTCGTAACTTGAAGGACCGCCGCGTGATGGATATGTACGATAGTGAGGAAAAGGGGAAATGGTCAGTAACACATTACCGTATTCTAGAGCGTTTGGGGTATGTCACGTTGATCGAATGTGAATTGGAAACAGGGCGGACGCACCAGATTCGTACGCATTTAAAGTCCATTGGCCACCCGTTGTTTTCCGATGAATTATACGGTGGAAGTAAAATTTTGAAGGGAACGGTTTTCAATAAATACAAGCAGTTCGTCCATAATTGTTTTGAGCTTTTGCCTCGGCAGGCTCTGCACGCTCGCTCTTTGGGCTTTGTACACCCGCGTACTAAACAATTTGTAGAATTCGAGGTGCCGTTGCCGGAAGATTTCCAGCAGGCGCTGGATAAATGGCGTTCGTATTCCAATACGATGGATGCACAGGATTAA